Genomic DNA from Prunus persica cultivar Lovell chromosome G1, Prunus_persica_NCBIv2, whole genome shotgun sequence:
TCATTTCCATttcattgagaaaaaaaatcagaaacgagattttgttagaaaaagaaaaagattgaaGCATACGAgccacaaaacaagaaaaacttcGACGAGCAAACGAGCCCACTTATTAATTATCTGTCGGTCAATATCAGGAAGTTAAGCTTTTCATGGTTGGTTGGTGGTGGTTCCCACAAACTTTGATTGGCATTTTGCAttgtcaaaatcaaatatgcaATGCCTTTGATGGGTTGATCTTATCCAACCCCTCCCCACATTTTAAATGTCTATTCCATATTTATTcttgtaactttaattggaTTTGAAGCATTACTGCTCCCTGCCTTTGAGTATTTCTGTCTTTGAGTAGAaggtgtgtgagtttagtatattgtCTTTCTCAAATGCATATTGTATATGAATTTAGTATATCGCTTTTCTCAAATGCACACTGCATATAATTTGGTGCTTTGGTTTGGAAAATGACCTGCAACTGCCGAAGTAAACGAAGACGGCATCATTCACATGTTCATGGCGAAGccatgttttttgttttgttttgtacaaaagaaaaagcaagcatggctttaaatttttaatcaaTATATACATTCAAACATCCAGAGGAGAAATGTAATGCCAAAAGAAGAGACACGTGTCGAGCGGAGAATTCTAGAGACTGATGACACACCGCTCTCATCAAGAATATCGTGAGGCTGTTTTACAATTGAtgatctttgtttttgttagtaCCACTGTAGATCTTATGGGTTTCACTGATTTCGGTGGTTTGTTCTCATAGAGAATGCATGTCAACACCTCAATGCAAAAGAATAGACCGATCACTGCACTCCAACTGTATTGTTTTGGACCCAACCCAACGCTCCTATCTTATTTATGAAGTCTGAGCTCTCTTCATCAGGCAGGCTCCACTTAAACCAATTGACATtgaaattacttaataaaagCTGACCAAGTGCACAATTTTGGTAATGCCTCTTAATACCATTTATAGGAAGGTCAGGGGTTCGGGTATTGTAAAGAATTTTTTGGGGAGAGCTTTCTGTAAACAGCGATCCGGTTCGGAGTGGTAGCCTATTAACTACCAttttttttcaccaaaaaaattaataagctTTAGAATTTAAGTATTGCAATGTTTTCTTCTACAGTGCGGATGTCCAAATGTTATTACCTCCACAATTATTGAGAAGACTATCGATGAGAGATCGTACATATATGTAAGCGTAGTAGAAAAAGAGGAGATTTTTTACCTCCACTTGACAAGCACACATGTTCAAAGGCTAGAAAGCATAGAGCACTTTCAAAGTTTCTAGGGTTGACATAAGATTTGTTAGAGCCTTTTGTATTTATACTTACCACTTTAAATTCTAACGAAATCGCACAACTCATTTATTCCTTCAAAATAAATGACTTTTTGAATACATCTAAACTTTGTTTAACTTCTAAAAAGTCATAATTGAATACATCTAGATTtcgatgtatttttttaaagtcaattgaaatctaaattgaatacacccaaacttttacaaattcttttaaaatcttaattgaatacacctagATTTTtaaactcttttaaaatcttaattgaatacaccccctcCCAAAGAACCAATTAGAATAACAAGTGgctaattttgagtttttctctcCAAATAGGCTCTATATGAGTTTTTGTACGATATGTTATGCTAAAATgagttttttaataaatatctATATTTTTTCTACTACCCCTCCTTGCTCTCCTCTATGTTTACAATGACGTCCGCACGATAATAACGTCTGGACGTCTGTATAGGAGAATaactatatatgtatatataagtaatataaacatatataaccAACTAGTTATTCATCTGCCAAGAAACCCTAGCCGCTCTCTCCCTCTGTGAATCCTAAAGGAAAATTCCATAGAAAGGAGAGGAGGAAAAAACCGTCACTGCCCATCATCCCCCTCATCTCTTCTCGTCTTTTCCTTTTAGGTTAATGAATAAGTCCACTGGGACGTTTTGAACAAAAAGCCCATTGTGGTGGTTTCTTTTGAGTCATGGTTAAGTTGAAGTTCATCATCACCCATTTTAGTCTATGCTCTCAATCAAAACATGTTCTCTAACGTCGTTCATGTTCTCTAAATTTGATTCTACATCGTTGTTGACGGAGGTTGCTGCAAATCACTCAATTGTTCTCTAGCAATGTTGTTATTTTCGTTTATTTGTTTGCTCTTATGCGCAGGTAAATCActggaaattatattttccCTAGATATGTTATGAATGAGGTGGTGGGTGTGGCCACAACGTAGGACTCGTCAATGGGCGGGGCCGGGCTAGTCTGGCCCAAATTTAATGAGCTTGGGCCAAGCCGAGCTAggctttaaagaggagagagaaaatatcggGCCGGGCtagatttttttagaaaattcaaagccaagCCCGACCCATGAGCCGagcttgagaaagcccattGGCCGGGCCGGGCCTAAACGGGCcctacttcattcaaaaaaaatcataaacttaatcataagggcatttgagtccaaatttgagattaaacgcacttaattccaatattttcacatcaaaccaaattcataaaacatccaataaagtcacacaacttataaaattttccacaaaaataataaaaccaagtattatttttgaggttattacataattagatcgtaatacgttttaagaaataattttaaaaaataataagtatcaaaaaaaatttttttttaaggatggtatgaataaatatgcaaatatttggtgctgtgttcaagaaaagcatgattatatttggtggtacgattatatttcgtgatatgattatatttggtgatgtgatatgttgttcatcttatatataattgttgaattaataattcacacaaattaatgtgctaatcatccaattataaactaggaatgagtaaagagaagtaaatgaaatgaaacaaattatatatgtgatttaagtgatataatcctaaacctaaactcatatttatacataattatatatgtatgcgggcCTAACGGACAGGGTTTTTGTGGGCGGGCCGGGCCGAGCTTTTTTTCAATGGGCCAGGTGGGCCCCCATCAGCCCATGAGCCCGCAGGCtaaatgatgaggcctaccACAACAGCACTTCttcaggtggtggtggtagagTTCATTTAGGATCTTGAGTTGTTTTAaggtttttgttatgttgggtttgtgggttttgtttgggtttaTGATTAATTGTGGTGATATAGGCTAGTAGTTTTAGTGCGGCTTTTGTCCgtgttaattttatttttaacatgcTAATTTGTTACTCTCTTGGAATTAATATTTTAGATGTCTTTGATTGTATCGTTGAAGTTTATCTAATAAAGTTtctatttgatttattttaaaaaaagtaatatataCCAATTGTTTCTCTACCTGGTAAACCTCAAACTTCGTgcaaatatttatattgtaTTTATGTTGAATGTACCCACAACATAGAATTAACGTTTCTTGCTATAAAAATTCTGGACCAAAATTGTATgcatcttttatttatttaatggtATACATGCAGTTGTATGTTaagcaacaaaagaaaattttgtaaccACGTCATCATTTTAAGACTGCCATATATTGAACGGTTACACACGGACGAGCTAAAACCTACCTACAACGGTGTTTGTACACcatttgtgtgtgtttctCTCCCCATTTTAGAACATGTGCCTACCTGTCCACCCTCTCAATTGCtcatgaaaaacaaagaagttgAAAATAAGCaaatgaaaagagaagaacCAGACAAGAATCCAACGGAGGCCCTCTAAAATAGATGGGAATTTCGTTTAGCCAACAATAAACCCCACTATATAAACTCTTGACCCAAATTGAAGATTTTGCTCTCCCTAAAACATGGCTGGGTCTACATCCACAACATTCATTACCTTGGCAATCATTTTTTCCATCGCAGTAACTTTCACAAATGTTGTCGATGGATTGACTGCGGAAACAGTAATTGACTCTCCCCTGTTGACCCAAAAGATTAACAGCAACCGCACCATCAAGGTCGATATCAATGGCAAGGGAGATTTCAAATCTGTTCAGGCTGCCATTGATTCTGTTCCTGAAGGAAATAGTAAGTGGATCATCATCCATGTTAGGAAAGGGGTGTACAGGTAATTCACCATCAGTTAGAGCCTCTTTTGGAATTAAttagtaagttttttttttaggtattACATTATCTCTAATGCATTATATGTTTTGTCCGGCAGAGAAAAGGTGATCGTACCACGTAGTAAGCCCTATATATTCATGAGAGGAAATGGGAAGGGAAGGTCCGCCATTGTCTGGTCCCAAAGCTCTTCGGACAATGTCGAATCTGCTACTTTCAGCGTCGAAGCTCCCCACTTCATTGCCTTTGGGATTAGCTTCAAGGTTCATCATCATTTCCTTCTTCTACTGTTTTTAGATGATAATCTAAACGAAACTCTCaagcaaagaaaaacttaATCATTCTCTTATCGGAAGCGAGGATTAAATTTCTGACTGTCTATATATAATTGAACGATGAATCAATGTGCAGAATGAGGCTCCCACAGGTGTGGCTTACACCTCGCAGAACCAGTCAGTGGCAGCATTTGTGGCAGCAGACAAAGTAGCATTTTACCATTGTGCATTTTACAGTACCCATAACACCCTCTTCGATTATAAGGGCAGGCATTATTATGATAACTGCTACATCCAAGGCTCAATCGACTTCATCTTTGGACGTGGTAAATCTGTCTACCACGTAAGTATTAGTACTCCAATTTAtcatcatttttgtttttatttttggggttttcaTATTGTTAATTTCACAAgagtaaattaatataaatgtatacaATTAATGCAGGGCTGTGAGATCTTTGTGATTGGAGACAAAAGGGTGTCAATTAAGGGGTCTGTGACAGCTCAAAATAGGGAGAGCGAGAAGGAGAACAGTGGGTTTGTGTTCAACAAGGGCAAGCTGTATGGTGTTGGGGACACTGTGTATCTTGGCAGGGCCAAGGGTGCCTTTTCCAGAGTTGTTTATGCACACATGTATCTCTCCAAAACCGTCGTGCCTCAAGGCTGGACCAATTGGAGCTATGCTGGTGGCACAGAGTAAGAACCAACTAACTAACATgtccttgtttttttaaatacaagcaATAGAAATTTAAAATACGAGGAAGAATGGAATTTCTCACATACACATACTAATAAGGTGTTATTGGGGTTCGAACCCGAGATCACTTacgtttctcacacacacactaacATGTTGTTTTTTGTTCCCTTAATTGTATTGGTTGTTATATTATGCCAAAGTTTTGGTCGACTAACACAGAATGTTGTGGGATGATTATGAAAATGTACAGAACCTTATACCATGCGGAATATAAATGCAAAGGGCCAGGAGCCGAGGCTGGAGGGCGAGCTGAATGGGCCAAACAACTCACTGAAAAAGAAGCTGCCCCCTTCTTGTCTAtcgacttcatcaatggccaGGAATGGCTCCCAGTGTGGCTATGAATTAATTAACCCTTAATTAATTGatgtttgtttgttcatgAACCTCGATCATTAGATCATTAGCCGGGAGTTTACGACATTGATCGAACATGCAATGCAAGAGGCTCATATATGTTTGATTAATCCCTATAATTTCTTTCCATATACAAATGTAAAACTCTGTATTATAATCAAAACTTACATTATGCAGATATATATGTGGTTCTATCCAATCCATTATCCAATCAATTGCTAGCTACAATCTAATTCATGTTAATTCTTTCAAGCTTATTACTCAATTCAGATTCTAGCTTGTACTACAAGTAATGTCAGCAGTCGCTTGTTCCAACATTGGGTTTTATAAATCAGAATATATAAATGTTGGTTTTctacactacaagaaaaaagtcATTTAACAACGCACATTGTGCGTTGTGAAAACGTATTGACAATACACGGCACACGTTGTTGAAGCCGATATCATTAGAAGCTCTATGGCTTTCAATGATGCACTTTGCATGTTGTCCTTGATTTGATCGCGTGTTGTAAACACCAGTAATGGCAACGTGCGCATGTTGTGAAAGTATAGAACAACAACGTATTCTGCATGTTGTTGTATGTTTGATTGACAACGTTCATGCGCGTCTTGTTGTTTTACATTTCAACAACACTCTTTGCACGTTGtgatattaaatattattacttttaatattatttttagaattactTTATAACAATACAATCTAGCCAAGTATAaccattttcttccttttcaacCATAAGATAACCCAGAATAGAGTTttcattaagaaaaaaaatagctcCATACATATTAGAAAGATCAACAAATCCATTGTCAAGTTACATTTGTCCAAACGGAAATGAAGGGAAATTGTACTATCAGAGTAATTCAACTTCAACATTTTGTTAAGCATGGTCTAGCAAACTGATTAGTTACATTTCAAAGTCTTGAAGCACCTGAAGAGATCCAAGAACCGAGCATCCAAGCAAGAATGGTGCACCTATGGAAACTCATTTGATTGTTTGCTCCCGTGTCGTTATCTAGTAAAAAATTCCATAAGGCTAtgagcaaataaaaaaaatagacataaccaaaataataaataaataataacaaattattcCAATTGCTAAGAAGTCTACTGTCAAAAGCAATGCTTGCATAAACTATAATGTATCTCCATGAAAAgctatgaatatatatatatataattcttttCGGAGATTTTACTACACATATCTATTCTAGTACAAACCAGCTATTAGCATGCAACTCTGGGCAACATTTTGCGAAGTCAAGGTGAGATTCTGCCAAAAACTGTAAGACATTCACTTTACCACAAAGTAACACTATATACAAGTACCACACCATGCATCATATTAAATATCTTGTCACCCACTGCCTATAAGATGCCTCACCTGATAAACGGACCAACCTCCATTACACTACCATAATTCTTCTTCACAACCTAATTTCAAAATACATCTTTCCCACCGCCTATTATCACCTCCATTTTCCCATATACTGCAAGATTCAGCaacatttaaaacaaattGTAACCCAACCAACCCAGTGGTATCCACAATCGCCTTGACCATTCCATTAAAAGAAATGGTGGATTTTGTAAAACAGTTTTCAAGCTACAAGTGAAGGGCCAGTAAATGAAGACATTAATAGAACATTTTAACACACAAATACAATCAAGATTTCAAGAGATTGTAATAGACGGATGTAATCAGGGTAAGTAGGCAACTAAATCTCAGAGAGTGACACAACAGAGAGATCATATATAACAACCTCAGGATGATGCACAACATGCTCCATCTGCTTCAGTCACTTTCAAATTTCCTCAAGATTTTCCCCACAAAATGACATTTATGTGAACCTATAAACTAGACAAAATAAAGAATGAACAGAAACATTAAGGAATGAACATTGCACCAGAGTTAGCAGCTGCAAACATAAACTATAATCTAGAGTGCTTAAGCAGAAAAATCACATAGACTGAATTGATTGAAAGtcttgtgtttacaatattgTTGACCTTATTCTTGTGGAAGGCTTTGATGGGTCCACATAGAGCTGAATAGCAGACAAATAAGGAACATAGCACATA
This window encodes:
- the LOC18789168 gene encoding probable pectinesterase 67; translation: MAGSTSTTFITLAIIFSIAVTFTNVVDGLTAETVIDSPLLTQKINSNRTIKVDINGKGDFKSVQAAIDSVPEGNSKWIIIHVRKGVYREKVIVPRSKPYIFMRGNGKGRSAIVWSQSSSDNVESATFSVEAPHFIAFGISFKNEAPTGVAYTSQNQSVAAFVAADKVAFYHCAFYSTHNTLFDYKGRHYYDNCYIQGSIDFIFGRGKSVYHGCEIFVIGDKRVSIKGSVTAQNRESEKENSGFVFNKGKLYGVGDTVYLGRAKGAFSRVVYAHMYLSKTVVPQGWTNWSYAGGTETLYHAEYKCKGPGAEAGGRAEWAKQLTEKEAAPFLSIDFINGQEWLPVWL